GCAATTAGAAGGTTGGCTCCTTGGATTATCTCCGTACATTTGAAGGATTACAAAGAAGTTCCTATTGGTTACCAGGGAAATGCTTGCATTGCCGCAGATGGCAGGAAATATATGGGGACAGTACTTGGTGAGGGCGATGCAGATATCCAGGAGTGCTTGAAGGTGTTAAGAGAAACAGGCTACAAAGGCTATCTTAGTATTGAATACGAAGGCGATGAAGATCCTTCCGCTGCTGTTTCAAAAAGCATTGCCTACGTGCGTTCGCTTCTAGCTTCACCTAATTAATAGTTTGGAAATGAAATACTTGCCGCAGTAATAGCTTCCCAAGGGCCAGTCAATTGCAGTTTTTATTCAAGGCAAAAGTGTCATAATAATTTTAGAGATAATTGGTTGCAGATAATAGGTAGCATTATGCCTTCAACTGACAGAAAGATAAGTTTAAAAATCAGGCTATTGGTTGTACTCCTTGCTGCTGTGATTATCCCTTCGGTAGTGATTGCAGGAATTCTAGTGCGCACGGGTGCCGAAAGAGAGCAACGCCGAATCTTTGCTGAGATGCAGGCGGTTGCGGAAGCGGTTTCAGACGACATTAGTGAGTTTATGGGCAATGTGCAATCGATCTTGGTAACGGCTAGCCTTTCTCATGCTTACTGGGTTTCTAGGCGACAAGCCCTGACCGATTTGCAAAAGAAGTTTCCCTTTTTTAAACAATTGGCAATCTATGATTTTTCAGGGATTGTCCAAGTTATAGTCCGACAAAAGGGCGCCACTTGGCAACCCCCACAAGTTCTAACAAGAGCGGCGATAAAAGAAGCAATGGCAGGGCGAAATTATACTAGTGATGTTCAGTTTGTCATGCCTCACTACCCTTTGGTTCTTGTTGCTGTGCCAATTGGTCAGCCAGGAGAGCCTCCGTCAGAGGTGCTTTTTGGTGTTGTCAGCCTTGAGACCCCGAAAGATATTATAAGCAAAATTCGCATGGGGCGGGGGGGATATGTTTTCGTTGTCGATAAAAAGGGGCGAGTTATTGCCCATCCTCTAGAACGCATGCACTTAATAGGTGCCGATTTCTCGCGGCTTGGCCCTGTGCGACAAGCTCTTGAAGGAAAAACTGATACTGCTCTTACGCGAGAAGATATTTTTACAGATCCATCAGGGAGGGAAGTTGCAGGAGTTTTTCACCGGATTCCCGATCTTGGCTGGGTTGTAGTTGTTCAAGTTCCAGTAAGCGAAGCTTTTGGATCTCAGGCTGGAACATTTGCAATAGCATTGGCTTGGGCATTTTTATTTGCCGTTCTTTTTGGTTTATTTGGGTTGTATTTGGTTCGGCGAGTAACCATCCCCATATCGAAGCTCAAGGAGGGAGCCGAAGCTATAGGCGCTGGAAATCTTTCTTGGCGCATTAATGTTCGAACGAGAGATGAATTAGAAGACCTTGCAGACGCTCTGAATCGAATGGCGGAAAACTTAGAGGTCTCTAGACGCCAACTTGAGGAAGAGCATGACCGAGCCGTTAAGGCTGCAAGAGAAGCCAACATATTGTTTAGGGTATCCCAGTCATTGGTGTTTTCCATGGACCTTGAACACCGGCTGATGGTTGTAGCCAGAAACCTTGCTGATGTGTGTGATGCAAGCAAAGCCGCACTTTGGCTAGTAGAGAACGGATACTTGAAACCTGCAATTTCTCATGGTTTATCTGCCGAAGAAAAAGAGTTTCATGCGAGCTGGAGCTTGCCTCTTTCAGCGGCTGCTCAAATGGTAAAGGAGGCTGTGGAAAGACGGAAACCAATTGTTATACACGATGCGGCAAATGATCCTCGTGTGCCGCCCGAATTCGCCGAAAAGCTCAAATTGCGGTCGCTTCTTGCGGTTCCCCTTGTGTTCCATGAAAATGTGATAGGGTATGGAATAACTTTTACTCAGGATGAATTGCGAAGATTCACGCGGCGCCAGGTAAGGCTTGCACAAGCCGTAGCTGCACAAGGTGCGGTGGCGATAGAAAATGCGCGCGCTTATGAGCGAGAACGTCGGATATCAGAGACGCTTCAGAGGTCCTTCTTGCCTGATGTGCCGCAGGTAATTGGTAGCTTCCAGTTTGCTGATAGATACGAGGCGGCTTTGGCGGAGGCACAAATCGGCGGTGATTTCTATGATGTCATAGAAATTTCTCCTGATAAGGTAGCTTTGGTTATGGCTGATGTATCAGGAAAAGGGCTGAGCGCAGCAATTCATACGGCTCTGATAAAATATACTGTTCGTGCATATGCAATTGAGGGTCTCGATCCAATAGGCCTTATTACAAAATTAAACAAAGCGGTATATAAGTTTATTGGTGGCCAAGTTTTCATTACTTGCTTCTATGGTGTGCTTGATACGGTTTCTGGCGTGCTTGAATATGTGAATGCTGGTCATGAATTGCCACTTCTCAATAGCAGCCGACGTAAGCTGTGTATGTCGCTGGCTACTACGGGCACAGCGCTTGGGATTGTTGAAAGTTTTCCATTTACTTCAAAAAGCATCAAGTTTGAGCCTGGGGACGTCCTTCTCTTATATACGGATGGTGCAACAGAAGCCCGGCGTAATGGCCAATTCTTGGGCATAGAAGGGCTTGAGGAAATGTTCTGCCAGTTCGCTCATGAGGATGCCCTGTATATAGTAGACCAGCTGGATTTACGCATCCGTGAATATGCAAAGGGCGTTCTCCACGATGACCTAGCGTTGCTTGTTGTAAAGGCAGGGCAAGAACTAAAATAAAGAACTCTAGGGCTAAAGTTTAGTAGGATTATGCATTTCGCAATTATGTCCAATTTTTGAGCACCGCGGGGAAATCTCTCTGAATTATATGACTATGTCGTAACAAACCGCATTGAGAAAACTCTTGATTTTCCTAGATTTAACGTGTACTTTTAGCTTTTCTGCATGCCAAATTTATGGCCGAAAAATAACATTTCTGACCCTTCAAATTTCATTGACGCCCTGGTAGCCCCATGGTAAATTTTCTGCTGTACCTATAAACCAATGCCGATTTTAGCATTGTCTAGTGGCGGAATCGGCAATGACAGGCTTGTTTTCCTCACGACAAGATCTTTGCAATTTCTGACAATGCACATGGATGGAGAGTAAGAAGCATGACCACGGAAGTTCAAATAAGAAAAAGCCGTCGCTACCTGCCGCAACTACGCAAAATAGTTGCCTGTCTTGCCGCAAAGCTGGGGATGAGTTGGAAAGATATTGCAGATACCGAGGATGCGGTAAGCGAAATATGCTCAATATCCATAGACAGAGCAGATGGAAAATGTGAGGAAAACCTTTTCATCAAATTGGCTGTTTATGGCACATGCATGGCGGTGGAGGTAACCGACCCTTCCAAAGCTATTGACCCGATATGTTCTGACAACGGGTGCCAAAATGAGTATCTGCAGGTATTGGAATGGGATAAGCTTTTGGAGCTTGCAGATAATGTTGAGCTAATCCGTGGTGATGAAGGTACTACTATTAGGATTGTCAAATACGCGGATAGACTTAGGAATACTCGACTAGCCGAAGAATCGGTTCATTTATCTGCCGCATCTGAGACCGCCAATTTGCATGCCTGAACTAAGGGTTTGAGCGATTTCCTCACTATAGTACGGGCATTCTCGTGGTTGGCTATAAACCTTGCAATTGGCGGGCTTATTTTATAATACACGGCTATGATAGCTCTTCCTGGTAAATTCGTGAGGAGATAATCATCCCTGAACTTTCGGAGTATTACCACCTCTTTTGCCATTGGTGTTCCATATGCAGCCGTGGCAATAAAGCATTGTGGAGCGCCAAAGTCCGTCTTTCGAAAATCTATTTGTTCAATTACCCATCTATTACGCGTCTTGGTGAGATAATAGGCCAAATAGGCGGTGCGTGTTCGATGATCAGGACCAACAAAGACGTGCTTAGCCCTTGCAATTGCTTCATCCCCATGAAATTCAACGGTGGTGAACCTGAACTCAGTCGTGTCTATTTGGTCTAAAGCTTCGGCAGTAAGCTTAAATATTTGGCGTGGGGTAAGAGTATGGGAGTACCTGCCTTTATAGTAAATGCTTATTTCTCCATGGGGGTCAACATGCCACATTAAGAACTCGGGGTCTTTTTCCCACCAAGTTGCCTGAATATCTACAAGTGCTTCCTCAAGTGACCCTGGGGGTGGCTCCCGATATTCGTAAATTCGTCGCCAAGGTTTATGCTTACGCTCCCAATAGTCATTGATTATCACAATCGCTCCGATGTCATAGTGGGGGTAAAACCTATAACAATGCTTATCATAAGGATAGAAAAAATCGTCATGAAAATGCCGGCGGAATTCGTAAAGAGGGTCGCGCTGTTCGCTTCGTTTTTGAATTTGACTGCCAAGGTTGCGCGTTCCAGGTCCTCTGTGGGCTGGTGAAGGATAGGGGATGTCTCTCTGTTCCTCATTTCTACGGTAAAGCTCGTCATTCGGTTGTTCGGAGGGTCTTGATTCATCCCTTCGCTCGGACTTCTTTTCTACTGGCGGAGGGGGAGGTGGAGAAGGCTTCGGACTTTCTTGCGGTTCGGTTTTGTTTTCCTTTTCCTCGCTTGAAGTTTCAGACGAATCAGTATTTGGCTTAGTCTTGGTAACACCTTTGGCGACTGCGGGTTTGCAGAAGGGTGGTGCATTGATATAAATAGCGGTCATGACAAATGTTATTAGAAGAACCGCGCAGAAAAACCTTATGGAGAGTTTTGCTCTCATTTTTCAAACTCTCTTCTTGCGTTTTATCGCCATTACCATGGGTAAGAAGTTGAACATCCGACCTCTGTTATATACCAATCGCTTCCAAATCGTTCAAGCGTATAAGAGACGTATACGGTTTTCACAAAGCCGCTATCTTCATCAACGTAAATATGAGTTCCAAATGCAACAACACAATCGGAAGAACGCTTGTGAATCCTGTCAAATATAAAACTGCGCGTCCTTATATTTCTCATGGCGTCGCGCGTCATATCATAATAATCTTCGGCGTCAATGGAATAAGCGTATTTGCCGTTCAAATAAACCGCGATGCGTGAGTTGAACCTGAGGTAGTCTCTTATGAGATATTCATCGCCTCTTTCCCATGCGCGCTGTATGCGATTTAGTGCTTCGCGCAATCTGCGGCCGTAGGTGTCACAAAGATAATAGTCATCATTCCAGTTGATAGCGATTGGGATTTGAACGCAGATGTGTCGGTTTGCAAACGTTGGGATAAAAACGATGCGTGGCCCGAAGATATATGGTGGAAGAGTTCCATAGTAGAAGTATATTGACGGCCAGCAGTAATCTTTCCTATAGGTATAACAGTAGTTTGGGTAAAAGAAGCGCCGAGTTGAATAAGAAATAATGTAGGGGTTATAATCATCTCGTTTGTATTTGTGCGTTTCTGTGCGCTCCCGTTTCCTCTCCCGGTCAAGTGACGTGTCCCGTTTTTCCGTGCGACTGGACCAGATTTTTCCTATGCTCGAATACTCCTTTCTTGTTGAGCCATTGGAAGAATTGTTTGAACTAAAATTAACACTTTGCTTATCACGTTGTGTGGTTGAGCTTCGCAATTCCCACCGTCCACTAATGCTTAGGGGCGACCAACCACTGTCTTTTGGTGTTGATGAGGAAGGCTTTTTGAATACAGGGTTTCCGGGCGAAAAGGGCTTTGTTGAAGATGAGTTGAAGGATGTTCCACCCCAAGATGCAGTGCCCCTGTATGATGAGCTCAACCTGCTGTTTTCGAATCTATTACTATTCCAGCCAGTACTAATACTAGGCCTATTACTAGTAGGCCGTGGAATATTCGCACGAGAATTCGCCGAGCCCCAAAAATTAGGACTTGATTTTTCGGTCTTGGTTACTCCTTTTGCATAGGAAGCATTTTCCATTGCGAGTGCCAGGAGTGCGAAAGTAAATACTGCAAGAATGGTAATTGCGAGGAGCTGTCTAACTTTTATGACCATTTCGGTCACCCCTTTCATGGGAAGGTTCGTTTGCTTTTACGAATAGGGTCAGTTTTTAGTCTCTTTTTAATATTATAGACGTAAGTCTATTGCCAAAAGTTTCATATTATATCGAAGCGGAGTTTCAAACATATGTTCTGGAAATAATCAGGCGAACTTCCCAGCTAAGTTTGCTAGTCTAAAAGAGGGACTCACCTTTTTAGAGTAGCAATTAAATTAATAATTGAAACCATCTCCTCAGGAGTCCACTGATGATAACAGTGGAAATTAGCGCCTTCTATTATTGCCACGCTTGCTTTCGATATTGCGTTTCAACTGAAGCAGCCGTTCTTCGCTTTCTTTAACAAAACGTGATAGCCTTTCCTCGAAGCTTTGGGCTACTGGTGTTGTTTCAGGTTCGCTTTCTGGTTCAGGGCCGAGATTGATTTCTTCTGGAGGGCGCTCAACAGATTTTTCACGCTCGCGAGGTTCCGGAGGCTCCTGAGGAGGCTGCTCAACTTGCTTGGTTGAGAGTTCATAGCGCCCTTTGCTGTTGACGCTCAAGACCCTTACTCTAACTCGATCGTGCTCTTTGAAATAATCTTTGACATCCCTGACAAACGTATCCGCAATCTCGGAAATGTGGATTAAGCCGGTCTTTCCACCTTGCATCCTGACGATAGCACCATACTCAGTTACCTTTACAACTACTCCGTCGACGGTGCTTCCGATTTCTATAGCCATTAGACTTTTGCGCGTTCCTCCTTACTTTTTCCACCTTGACAAAAATCTGTAGGTGGAGATTTTGCAATTATTGACTCTTAAATTGTTTAGCACATAGCCATAGCACGTTGGTGCGTGATTGCTTGTACAGCGTGCGCTATGTATCGGCACTCAGTATATCGGTGCGAATTTTCTTTGTCAACAGGTATTTTTACCAGTAACCTATTAATTTTTAATACGGGCATCTAGAAAAAATAAAACCTATTAATGTTAGCAAAGGCTTTTTTGTTATAATGTCGGTCGGATAGCAATTCTTTACCCTGCAAAATTGGCTTAACAAGAGGTGGAAAATTGAATATTGACAATAATTTCGATGTTATTGTGGCAGGTGGTGGCGTTGCAGGTATTGCCGCTGCCGTTTGTTCGTCAAGAATTGGAGTCAAGACGCTCCTAATTGAACGCTATGGATTTTTGGGCGGTCTTGGGACAGCTGGGCTGGTTAATCCTTTTATGAGCTCCTGCACTTCAAAGGGTGAACAGCTTGTCGGAGGTTTCTTTAAAGAAATTTGCGACCGAATGGCAGATATGGGCGGTATGTTTGGAAGAGCATTCGACCCAGAGGCGATGAAGTTTGTCGCACAGGAAATGCTGCTCGAATCGGGCGGGCACCTCCTTCTCCATTCTTGGATAACAGGGGTTCGCGTTGTTGGGAGAAGGGTCATCGGCGTTGAGATTTTAACAAAAAGCGGGACGATTAACCTCGATGGCGCAGTTACAATTGATGCTACTGGAGATGGTGATGTTTCGGCAATGGCAGGCGCACCATTTGAGATGGGAAGCCCGGAACATGGAATGACTCAGGCGATGACTCTTATGTTCACAATCGGTGGTGTTGATATTCGCAAAGCGCTAATGTATGCCAAGGACAACCCAGATCAAATGCGCTTTCCAAAGCCGCAAACCGATGCGGATGTAGAGCGTCTGCTGAAAACGTCCGTTGGAGTTGCGGGCTTTTATAAGGAAGTTGACGAAGCACGTAGTAAAGGCGAGTTTCCACTTCCGCAAGATATGGTTTTCTTCATAGCATTACCAACGCCTGGTCACGTCGTGGTGAACACGACGCACATTGGAGGGTTGGATGGTACTCGTTCGGAAGATTTAACGCAAGCTGAGATAGAGGGGCGGCGGCAGACGATGGCTTTGATGAAATTCTTCCGGAATTATGTGCCAGGTTTTGAGAATGCTTACTTAGTTCAAACCGCAACCCAAATTGGCGTAAGGGAGACACGTCGTATTTTAGGCGAGTATATCTTTACAGCAGAAGACGTAGTAGCTGGAAGAAAATTCCCTGACCCTGTGTTGAGGTCTGCGTATCCAGTGGATATCCATCGTCCTACTGGCATTGGTTATTCGCGTGCGGATGATGGAAAGCCAACAAATGCTCCTCCTCCTGGTGATTGGTATGAGGTTCCCTATCGGTGTTTGGTGCCGCGTGAAATTGAAAATCTTCTCGTTGCAGGCCGATGTCTTTCTGCAACCCACGAGGGTCAGGGAGCTGTTCGAATAATGCCGAATTGCATGGCACTTGGCCAGGCGGCTGGTATAGCTGCTGCGCTTTGTGTTAGGGAAGGTGTGACTCCTCGGAAGCTGGACTATAAACTCCTAAGAGATTACCTACTAGCTCAGGGAGCAATTATCTAAGGTTAGTACATGAGCCGCCGTTTTTAATATTCCCAGAGGGCATTTTGGAGGGTGAAATGGGCAAGGCTGTTGATGTTGTTAGTAAGTTTGGCATGGTTGCTTCAGACAATGCGCTGGCTTCTCAGGTTGGGCGCGATATACTTCAGGCAGGCGGGAATGCCGTAGACGCAGCGGTTGCGACCGCTCTAGCGCTTTGCGTGGTAAAACCTGCGTCTAATGGAATCGGTGGTTATGGGGGGCAGATGGTTATTTATCTTTCGAGTAAAAGACGAGTTGTCACTATTGACTACAATACTCGTGCTCCGAAGGCGGCAACCGAAGGTATGTTTGAAATTGAGGATAATACAAAAAAGTATGGTTTAGGAGAGTTTGCCCCCGTTGTTAACAATGCTAATTTCGTAGGTCCTCTTGCCGTATCTGTTCCCGGAACTGTAGCAGGTCTTTCCTTGGCAGCTGAGAAATTTGGCCGCCTTGGGTGGGGTAAAGTTATGGAGCCGATTATCCGCCTTGCGGCTGATGGGTTCCCAGTTTATCCAGGGTTGGCTGCGCAGCTCGAATGGCTGAAGAATGGTGCAGATGAAGATTCGATAGCAACAATGTTTCCCGATGGCAGCATACCACAGGAGGGCGAAATCTGGGTGCAATCGGATTTGGCTCGCCTATTGGAGACGCTAGCCGCCGACCCTCGTTCTTTCTATGTTGGAGAAATTGCAGAAAAAATTGCAAACCGCGTTCAATCATTGGGTGGTATACTCACTTTAAGTGATATGGCAGAATACAAGGCACAGATCTGCAAGCCATTAGTTCTTGAATACAGAGGAAAACAAGTTCACGCTTGTCCGGCACTGTCAGGTAGTCCAACTGCACTTGAGATTCTGTCAGTGCTCAATGTGTTGAGCCCAGAGCCATACTCGGCGGACGATTCAAAATATTGGGCAGATCTCGCAGATACGCTAGTCCTAGCTTGGAGAGATCGGTTCAAATATATCGGCGATGTTCCTGGCATTGAGCGAAAAATTCGATGGTTGATTTCCAGTAAACATGCTGGCAAGCTTGCTAGAAGGATTAAAAAAGGGCCGGTTGCTCGCCGACTCCGCAAATCTGAAACAGTGGGCTGCACGGTAAGCCTGGTGGCTTGTGATTCCGAGCACAATATGGTTGCCCTAACGCAGACTCATGGCGGTGGATGGGGCGCGAAGGTTGGCGTTCCTGGCCTTGGTATTGTTTTAAACCATGGAATGTCGCGTTTTGATCCGAGGCCGGGCTTTCCAAACTCTGTTGGCCCAGGGAAGGCCGTGATGCATAACATGTCGCCGCTAATCGTTACTAGCAACGGTAACCCGGTTGCAGCTTTTGGGCTTCCAGGGGGCCGCATGATACCCAACATGGTGGCTCAGTTTGCAGTAAATATCATTGACTTTGACATGACACCTGCTGAAACACTTAATCGCCCAAGGATACACACTCATCTTGCAGGAATGCTTGTTGAGAAGCATCTGCCGGAGACTGCGAGGGAGGCGATGAAGGCACGTGGGCATATGCTGGAGGAGCGCGAAACACTTGCAGGCCTTGCCTCATGCATACGAATAGATGGCAGTCAAATTGTAGGTGCTTCTGGTGCTGGGGTGGAAGGCGCAGCAGGGGTTCTGGAGTAACTACTAGTCATTGGCTTCTAATAAATTAGCCAAATAGCAATAAGCGAAAGAATGACCCCGAGCCACTGGCTGTGCGAAAGTTTTTCTTTCCATGCGGCCATTGAGAGGGTTGCCGTGACAACTAAGTTGCCAAGGTTCCTAACAGGAAAGGCAACTATTCCAGGGATTTGCTGAAGCGCAATCAAGAAAAAGAGCAAGCTTAGTGCACCGCTAAATCCCATGAACAAACCTATTTTTCGGTCGGTCATTGTTGTTTTTCCGCCCTGTATCTTTAAGAGAATCAACCCCATTATCATTGGAACGGCATAGTACATTAGCATATATAAATCACGGTAGGCATCCAACCCGCATTCATGAAGCGCTTTGTTTGCCACATGGAGCAGACCTGTCAGCATGAATGCAACCATAAGGAGAAGAAAGCTCATTATGACGTGCCTCCATTTCTTGTTTCGTGCCTGCCAAAAAGAATAAGTGCAAAAGTAATTAGCACAAGGCCAACAATCTGCTTGTGATTTGGTTGCTCGTGCCAGACAAAGATAGAGGCCAATACGGGAAATGCTATCGCCAGGCTGATAACTGTCCAGGATGCTGAAAGCTGACCGTAGCCTATGTGATAAAAAAATGCCAAAGTTGCAAAGAAAACCATAAACCCTGAAATTGAACCTAAAATAATAGCATGAATGTTTAGCGACAGTTCATGCTTTATAAGAATATAGGTGATTACGGTTAGGGTAGAGCCAATGTACATCCAAACGTTTACGGCTTGGACATTCGAATTTCGCCGTGTCGCTATCTTGTAGCTCATGGCAAAGCCGGTATTGAAGATGATTGATAATATCAAGAATAAAACCATGACAGTTTTTATTTGTATTCAGTGTTTTTTCTCTTGCTATATGGGAGCAAAAGGGCTATTTGAAGTTGGGATATCATGCCACCATTGTAAGCACCCCAAGTAGTAAATGGCAAGATGTGAAAGAAGGTTAGCTCAGCAGTATAACGGGTAATATCTTGAGTGGCGATTCCTCAGCATTTTAATTGCCGAAACGAAGCGGCCCATGCTAGAATAAATGTGCATTGGGCCAAGTTACATTTTGAAGGAGAAGAGTAATATGGAGATGTATGGCATTGTCATGGCAGGCGGCGGAGGCACACGATTGTGGCCAAAGTCTCGAGAAAACTTCCCTAAGCAGATACATCCTCTTGTGGGAGAGAAGCCGCTTGTGCAGGCTATGACAGACAGATTATCCGCAATTCTTGGTGAGGACAAGGTCTACATCATAACTAATGCCCATCACGTAGATTTAATCTGCGAAGCAACTGCGCGGAAGCCCGATGCGGTGTTTATTGATCCTTATAGGCGCGATACAGCACCTTGCATAGGCCTTGCGGCGGCATATATAAGCCTAATAGACCCAGAGGCAATTTTGGGGGTTTTCCCGTCAGACCATTATATTTCGGGTGATGAAGAGTTTGCACAAACTATACTGGCGGCGAAGAAGCTAGCGGAAATGGGGAAAGTGGTCACGATTGGTATACCTCCGACAGCCCCTGAGACAGGATATGGTTATATTCAAATAGAGCCCGAATACAAAGTCGTTGAGGGATGCGAGGTTCATAAGGCAAAACGGTTTGTTGAAAAGCCTGACCTTCCGACCGCTAAAAGATATGTTGAGAGTGGTGATTATCTTTGGAATAGCGGCATGTTTGTATGGAGTGTGCCAAAAATAATGGAGCTCTTCGCTCTTCATTTGCCAGATATTCATGAGCGTTTGATGCGAATAAAAGATGCCGTCGGCGGAGAAAATGAAACCGAAGTTCTCCACCGTGAGTATGAAGCAATGCGTCGGATTTCCGTTGATTATGGAATAATGGAGAAACTCAACGATATTATGGTCGTGCGGGCAACGTTTGGTTGGAATGACATTGGCAGTTGGACGGCAGTAAGCGACATAATGCAAAAAGATGAACACGGAAACGCAGTTAACGCTTTTCACATAGGAATAGATACGACCAATAGCTTGGTTGTTGGTTCAAAGGATAAGCTAATTGCAACCATTGGGCTTGATGATATGATTATTGTTGATACCGAAGACGCGCTCCTTGTTTGTCCGAAAGACCGTGCGCAGGATGTGAAAAAGTTGGTAGAGTTATTGAAAGAGCGGGGTTTGGATAAATATCTGTGAAGTTATTTCCAAGTAGACGTAAGAGTCCTAGTTTCAACGCAAAGTTGCAAGGCTTCTAAGCATCTGATGATGCAAAGATAAACTTTGGCCGCAAAAATGGGCATCCGCAAGGGCATCGTACAAGTTTATACGGGAAACGGAAAAGGTAAGACAACCGCTGCGTGGGGACTTGCGCTTAGAGCTATTGGGCGTGGGCTTAGGGTGGCAGTTGTGCAATTTCTGAAACCTGGCAAATCGGGAGAGGTTTTAGCCGCAGAGCGCCTTGGGTCGGCAATTTCAGTTTTTGGACGAACATCGCCTTTTGATCCAAATGTCAACCAACGTGAATCGGCAGTTCTACGTGAGGAAAGCCGTCAAAATTGGGCGCAGGCGGTTGAAATAATTGAATCTGGCGAGTATGACATAGTCATTTTGGATGAAATGTGCGTAGTGCTTCATTATAGTTTTGTCAATTCCGAGGAAGTACTAGAAATTCTCAAGCGGCGTCCACCTTGGGTAGATGTTATTTTGACAGGTAGGTATGCGCCTAAGGAACTTGTGGATGCCGCCGACCTTGTGACAGAAATGGTTGAAGTAAAGCATCCTGGAAATTCGAGACAGGGGATTGAATATTAGGCAATAAGCGAGAGGAGCTATTGGCAAAGTGACAGGCAGAGAGAGGTTTCTGACTGCTCTTAGGCGGGGGCAGCCTGATAGGGTTCCAATTTGGGAGCTCATTATAAACGAACCCACACT
The Armatimonadota bacterium genome window above contains:
- a CDS encoding cob(I)yrinic acid a,c-diamide adenosyltransferase, translating into MGIRKGIVQVYTGNGKGKTTAAWGLALRAIGRGLRVAVVQFLKPGKSGEVLAAERLGSAISVFGRTSPFDPNVNQRESAVLREESRQNWAQAVEIIESGEYDIVILDEMCVVLHYSFVNSEEVLEILKRRPPWVDVILTGRYAPKELVDAADLVTEMVEVKHPGNSRQGIEY